The following proteins are co-located in the Triticum aestivum cultivar Chinese Spring chromosome 1A, IWGSC CS RefSeq v2.1, whole genome shotgun sequence genome:
- the LOC123190870 gene encoding mitogen-activated protein kinase 14, whose protein sequence is MDFFTEYGEGNRYKIEEVIGKGSYGVVCSALDTHTGEKVAIKKINDIFEHVSDATRILREIKLLRLLRHPDIVEIKHILLPPSRREFKDIYVVFELMESDLHQVIKANDDLTPEHYQFFLYQLLRGLKYIHTANVFHRDLKPKNILANADCKLKICDFGLARVAISDTPTAIFWTDYIATRWYRAPELCGSFFSKYTPAIDIWSIGCIFAELLTGKPLFPGKNVVHQLDIITDLLGTPAPETIARIRNEKARRYLSSMRRKKPVPFTHKFPNADPLALNLLERMLAFDPKDRPSAEEALADLYFKNIASVDREPSAQPITKLEFEFERRRITKDDIRELIYREILEYHPNMLREFLEGAEPTNFMYPSAVDHFKKQFTFLEEHYAKGSTAAPPERQHNSLPRPSVIYSDNRPQCSDSRPQGAANITDDLSRCIIRDNAQKPRRDPASVGANRVPQGAAVARPGKVVGSALRYGNCSTSGTEQYEQRRVVTSQGIVPNGVPSGSSYPRRNNTCKSETGEAERIDVSQAGPPKPYTGNKLAATVDGRNGHW, encoded by the exons ATGGACTTTTTTACCGAGTATGGTGAGGGAaacagatacaagattgaagaggtTATAGGGAAAGGGAGTTATGGCGTGGTCTGCTCTGCTTTGGATACTCACACGGGTGAGAAAGTTGCTATCAAGAAGATAAACGACATCTTTGAACATGTGTCTGATGCCACACGGATACTCCGCGAGATCAAGTTGCTTAGGCTCCTAAGACATCCCGATATCGTGGAAATTAAACATATTCTTCTTCCTCCGTCGAGGAGAGAGTTCAAGGATATATACGTTGTTTTCGAACTCATGGAGTCTGATTTGCACCAAGTTATAAAGGCGAATGATGACTTGACTCCAGAGCATTATCAGTTTTTCTTGTATCAGTTGCTCCGAGGATTGAAATACATACATACAG CAAATGTATTTCATCGAGATCTCAAACCAAAGAATATCTTGGCTAATGCTGATTGTAAGCTCAAAATATGTGATTTCGGTCTTGCAAGGGTAGCTATAAGTGATACTCCAACCGCAATATTTTGGACG GATTATATCGCAACAAGGTGGTACCGAGCACCTGAACTATGTGGATCTTTTTTCTCCAAG TACACACCAGCAATAGATATATGGAGTATTGGATGTATATTTGCGGAACTTCTAACTGGCAAACCTCTTTTTCCTGGGAAAAATGTGGTGCATCAACTTGATATAATCACAGATCTCCTGGGAACGCCTGCTCCAGAAACAATTGCTAGG ATTCGAAATGAGAAGGCCAGGCGCTACTTGAGCAGTATGAGGCGGAAAAAGCCTGTACCGTTCACGCATAAGTTTCCAAATGCAGATCCACTTGCATTAAATTTGTTAGAGAGAATGCTAGCATTTGATCCAAAAGACAGgccaagtgctgaagag GCTCTTGCTGATCTTTATTTCAAGAACATTGCGAGTGTGGATAGGGAGCCTTCTGCACAGCCCATTActaagcttgagttcgagtttgagAGACGAAGAATTACGAAGGACGACATAAGGGAACTCATATACAGAGAAATTCTGGAATATCATCCAAACATGCTGAGGGAATTCCTTGAGGGGGCTGAGCCAACTAATTTCATGTACCCAAG TGCAGTAGATCATTTCAAAAAGCAATTCACATTCCTTGAAGAGCATTATGCAAAGGGATCAACAGCAGCACCGCCTGAGAGGCAACATAATTCATTACCAAG GCCGAGTGTTATCTATTCGGATAACCGGCCACAGTGTTCAGATAGCCGACCACAGGGTGCTGCCAACATTACGGATGATCTTTCCAGGTGTATAATCAGAGATAATGCACAAAAGCCACGCAGAGATCCTGCTTCAGTTGGTGCAAACAGAGTTCCTCAAG GTGCTGCCGTTGCAAGGCCTGGTAAAGTGGTTGGTTCGGCACTTCGTTATGGTAACTGTTCAACATCTGGTACTGAGCAATATGAACAGCGAAGGGTCGTCACAAGCCAAGGAATTGTTCCAAACGGTGTTCCTTCGGGCAGCTCATACCCTAGAAGAAATAACACCTGCAAGAGCGAAACAGGTGAAGCTGAAAGGATTGACGTGAGCCAAGCTGGGCCACCAAAGCCATATACCGGAAATAAACTAGCTGCAACCGTGGATGGCCGCAACGGGCACTGGTAG